In Silene latifolia isolate original U9 population chromosome 6, ASM4854445v1, whole genome shotgun sequence, the genomic window ACTCAGTATGTAACCAATTGTAGGTTAACTATCAAGAATGACAGCAAGTTTCATATATATTGCAGAGCTGCTACATATCAAGCAAATATTCAGTATTGATATTAACAACGGTAATTATTTAATCATGAAGAATACAGAAATAGTTGGGAGAAAGAAATATAAAAGTACCTAAGCATATCTGCAGAATTCAAAGCATACACGGCCAATAGAATGCCAAGAAAAACGAAGCTATGTAACACGAATTATTTATTCACATAGAGCAAGAGAAATGATAGTAACTAACATATTCAAGATTGGCTGAATAACAGCCGCAGGTTCTTCCCAAAACCATTCGTAAAACAAAACAGAGTCGTATTCTTTTATTCATGGGTAATccctcaaatcacgggctttataTTCTTTGGACAACACCAAGCTCTCCGAATACTCTTCCAATTTAAAAGAGGATCTCATAGAATTATTCAACTCATGCACTTGGCAACTAACTATATTATAAGCCTTATTCCCATAAACAAAATAGCCACCATCCCTATCACAATAGAAAATCTTTTTTGTTGAACCATCGTGCACATTGAACAGTTTATAACCATCACGACTTGATTGCCCGAAAAACCAGAGAGTCCATCGCTCCTTTCTGTTCTTCTGTTTTAGTACCCATATATTGGAAGTTAGCTCAGAAATACTGAAAACCGCCAGTGACTTCCCAAGAAGAAACAGAAACCTCAAGGAGCCTGTTTCGTCCACACTAAATGGCAGTTCCGAGAGAGTGATATTTTCATTATCAAAGTCAAAGGAACCAAGATGAGTTAATAATCCACTACTTCCTTTATCATTTCGTCCAAGCCAGTATGCTGCCCCTTGAAAGTAAACTCCAGTTGACAGAGAATTAAATAGCCAGTACCAATTATAAGTGTTCAAAAAACTGACATTGACAGGATCAATTCTATTGGTCCATCGTTGATTACTGAGTGTATAGACTGCGGCATACAACTTTCCAGGCTTTTTATCCGGATTAAATCCAAATGTGAAAACCACCACTTTATAATCCTGAGTATCAGGGGCGAACCCAAACAAATACCAACCACGGTCGATCAAAGACGTTTGATGTGGGCATACTGGGCAAGCGGGAATTACCAATGATTTGCGAATAGAAGGGTTCCACAATCTCAATTCTTCGCGGATACTACAGAAACCATTTTGTCCGACTAAAAGCAACCCATTACAGCTACCTATAATATAGTACTTGTATGAATCAGATTTGCTGAAAATGCGATCGGTTTCTTCAAGAGTTTCAGCATCACGAATTGTTAACAAACACCCTTCCTTTCCATGGTATCCCAAACCCTGGAGGGCTAACAATAATTTAGTAGTATTCCGATAATTGATTTTACAAAGTTTGAAATGCATGTTCATAAAATTAGGGTTATCGATAATAGAGCACCAATATTTACATACGCACCTGGATTTTAATAGGGTTTTGGCCGGCAACGATAAGAAAATCAGAGTCCAAACTTCGGGTGGTAAGTACTTGGATTCTGAAGGTTTGTTActgtttgatgatgatgatgatgatttcgctttctttcttcttctgcTCTTCATTTTCTACGGCATTTAAGGAAATAGGGTTTCTGCAATTCAATTGATTCCCCCTTTCTTTTCCCACACTCGTAATTTGCAAATCCTTTTACTTTTTGCGGAACAATAAAATCCGTTTTGTCGGGTACGgctcacatgtaaacgggtcatcAGCCCTTTCAATTCAACTCCGAACTAATTAAAATCTGGTCTTACGTTTGTGTCGATCCATTTatataaatgggtcatcaagccttaaTTGTAAGCCGCTAATTTTGTGTCGAGTTTGAGTTGTATTTTTGTGTCATGGCAATATAAGGTGTAAGTATAATTATGCGAGGTAGAATCAAGAAAATTAGGCTTAATTTAGTAAATAAGTCTTTtgtcacaaataggattatacatctagTTATATATAGAAtattgtacaaccaaggtataagaatccgagtttatatgtattttttttctgagctaattcaaagttcatatttttaatgtgtaaatggagaGTTcaaatactttctaataaaggtCACATTTTTTAACATAAATCTCGGTTACGTTATTACAAAGCTCGGATTTTACACCGTACAACTAGTTGTAATCCATGAATTGGTCTTTTGTGTCGGTTCGTGTTTAAAGAGTTCAATCTAAACACGACCCAGTTAAATCTAGTGTCGTTTcttgtcgacccacttacataaagaAATCATTTGACCTTAACCCAGACCTTTAATTTTGTGTCGGGTTCATTTATTGTTTTCGGGCATGTCATTGTTTGGCAGGTTTAGTTTCAATAATCGGATACACTTCATGTACTTCATCTCAACTACAGAATCACTTTTTAACTAATATCCCGCCGGTATTTCATATTTTCATCTCAACCACACAATCACCCTACCTAACCCGTTTACATTATATGTGGTCTTCAATACTTTTATTTTTACTCCCTCCGCCCCGATGAATTTTTGTAccttggttttggcacaaatatcaaggaaagaggagagagtCAATTGTTAGATGACAAGTGAACCAAATTGAGTGTAAATAattaaattgctcatcaaataaATTACTAAAATGAAAAAGACAATAATTGGCTGAGATACttcaaaatggaataggacaacaaatgaccgagatgGGTGGTGGggtgggggggaggggggggggggggaatctATTTGAATCGTACCACAATTTTAGTATTTTTGAAAGGTATTTGAGGCAAGAATCGAGTATTTTTCATCTATCATAAGGTACATATTTTTTTAACAACCGTACCTATTTAATCCTATATTTTTTTTGTACGAATATTTGATCCTAGATTGTAACATTTTtatctatctatatatctatctatataaaaTTATAATACAAGAACCACTAAAGACTTAACTATACACGTGTCAGCCCGTGGTAATTTCTATTCCCGCCTAACTACACTACCCTCTACTGCTACTCATCtaaatcaaaataaaaattaaaaaacctAAAAAAATTCTGAAACATGTCTCTCAGCTGTCGCCGCTTAACATCTTCCTCTTCCGTTCTCTATATCATGGAGGCTATCTTACTTTCTCTCATCAATCTTTCTCCATAGAGTAGTCTAAGAGCACCTCCAACCATGAGAATAACACTCCTTGAAAAATTAAGGAATAGCAAAATTAGAACAAATTAGAACTCCAACCATGAGGATACATCCTCAATTATATGAGGAAGAAAACACTGCGtgaaaaatcaaggaagaagacgAGGAGAACAATGTGGGGTTTGCACTAGAAAAAGTACAATTTTTAATTGAATTTGTCACAAAAGGACAAAGATGAATATGTAATTGAATTTGGCACAGTATTTGGGTGTACTTGATTGTTATTATCTTTTCAGTTATTTACCCCTCAATTTTTAATTTTACCAataattattatgttattatcttttttgaaaataataattacaTCATAATTTCTAATTTTTTTCTCTCTACACATAGGTATTAATATTGACATATATCcacacattttttttcttttcttatttcattGAATTTCTTTACTCTATTAGATATCATTTTTCTAATGGACGTCTTacttttttttctaaaataaaaCTGAAGTCGGTAATTATCGAGTTGTAAATCCGAACAAATTACGAAAATAGATTTTTAATGTAAAAAATGTGTGGGGTGTGTTAAAGTAAGAGAGATAAATGATGAAAGAGAGTTATGAGGAATAAGTGTAAATTATTGTTGAAGGTGTAAAATTGAAATGTTGAGGAATAATGAGGTGGATAAGTAAGAAGTGATAAGAGAGAGTGAGATGAGAAAGGGTATTGAGCATGGTTGGAGTCTTGGAGATGGTCTAACATTTCTCATGGTAAGTCTCTTTCTTTATCGATGCACAAATTATGTTCAAATacaattttattttttaattcatTAGATTAATTAGGAGTATAGAGTACTAATTACTGATTTGCTTGAAGAAATCGCCTCCGATGTAATTGGGTATCGTAGTTTTAACATTTTATCATATTTAGGATCTCTACTTTCAGTGAGTTTATGCAGTATTCCACCCCAATATCTGCGAATTTCACGATGTAGTTGATCTTTTGTTTTGGTCATACATCTTAAAGACAAGATGTCCTTTTCATTTATTGATAACCTTCATCTCATTGTCAAGTTAGAAAACTGGAAGGGTTTTCTAGGTATGAATCAATGGGATAACGGGATATTATGTAACGACAACCCCTGGTGGTTTCTAATCATCTAATTTTTTATACAGAATTTTCACTTTTTTCTTACATCTTATTATCTGTATTTCCCACAATCGAGTTCAAATTTAATCACACCAACCCCTCATGAccttgtgtagatacctcatttctgcacctcccgcaaaccacccggtgatgatcgggccgcatgtttggtacgcggaacgatttgtgacagttcgtaagtttatcgtcaagtgattgctcaaacatttatgtctacctcttagatgtcatctacgcgccgatacggtcgttttgacagtaattagagtacatttggagtccgggcctaaaaccgtcttcattttctgataaccgctaaaacccgagtcagaatgttctggaatgttccggatatttctattccatattttataaatatttcacaatcttttaatctttggtaaacaatttcccgtaatattcatacaaaatattaaggaaaataagattattccgttattccataaattaaacacggaaatctttcttccgcaagaggaaaccacctaggaacagacgcagcaggtgctgcgcctcttccaagggacgcagcgcctgctgcgcctcttcccagggtccttttctgcgtattttttcgtatctttttcatatcttttcgagattcacttccaaagtttctccgaaaaccctattccttcacgtgattagtataaataggagccttcgctcctcatatttctcacgcgagtgtccgccccttctcttctccctttgcattctagaccacgttcttactttttggcgtctacgtgcttgaacattcgaccacgtaagctcggatccttctgagtaccagcctcgtttgcatgaccgaccaatttgaccaactccacaatcaatcaacttaattaatcttaatcgttttcctcctacgagggcactttcgttacattcgagtcgagcatcactaatcgataacttagttcatctcgtttcatcaaacatgtaagtctgagggtgtaaatccttctttatttattgttatttatctttttgtatcactaatgtaagatttatgtcgaaaatacttattaaaacaGATTTCTAAAACCACGTTTAAAAcactttttacggattaccagaagataaccgtcgagaaaggacgcagcaactgctgcgcctcttcgaaggagcgcagtacctgctgcgcctctttgtgaggctgccgcagttcctgcttcctttcttcttccttcgtcctctgttagttcgttgttcttttatttgttttcgtttgtttttcaATCTTTGacgtaatagcataataatttcacatgtatattatttatcatcattagtatataattcatttacattccgacttaaatcccaagtaatccaatatttgcgggttttcgtcattaaactcaatccgggttgtagaaattcgattcattcatattgagtttctggaattcgatctttgatatatttcacttgtctattgtcatattcatcgttTAGTTCTCCATTAATTCgttatatttaacctatttagttcacctgtgtcattaatcaatctttcattcatgtaattaattcgtttacattcgtttcatccgtgttttattgcttttatgactcattcaaatgtaattaatgtattaaatcactttcatccgagctaaatatcataatcaatcattaaattcaccaattaatattaacgatttgcagttccggcttcacagccagaactcacccttggaacagacgcagcgtctgctgcgcctcttccaaaggacgcagtccTGCTgtgcctgttccaggttgatttctgtctctgaacttccgttctgccctgacctaattaattagttcacgtataattaactactatccgtattatcgccttaattcttgttcgttaattcattcatttattctttttcttaaattatccgttttaaaagtattttcgacataaatcactaaacccgatgtaattattgtaatttttattgtaattttcctttattgtatttatcattgtactttgcatcacttgtatgttttcacatgtaattgaaccttaatttctacttcgacctaattgcatgttaaattaattgttcaccgacttagtctaattttcacatgctaggatcaaaacttggatgtttcattgcatgcatataatcgacgatatatcgagtatgaataacttccctaatcattattagaggccgctatcgaggcaggcgggattaggtgttcgatcaaaagagcttcctaatacgtaccctcaccccttactccagatctctgtgaacatccgtattcattggcatccacgagagtcattctagacataaaatgctaagggtaacgagttcttggtgttcatgtctctactttgtgtcttgacatgacacgaagtattcgaacggttccaatttcccataaaaattggtggcgactccacaaaatgcaaatgcttgttctcttctttcccaagcgcccccgtgggcccgcgtccacagtttggcgactccgctggggataatacacttacgtgtagccaagggtgaaacttgaacaaggttagggaatagtttgtacaagacaattgtcggttttcataactcggtcttcctagatcgttttattcggccttcctaggcccaacccaacccattcgacctttcgtcccgtctaaacggtcctaattcttatttggacctaagaatggatagcgattgacgtcatccataccatgatgcttactcttgtttgtatcaaagaccttcactacttgaggaaatggactaggaatcggccttactcttgtttggtacgagcctctccgtagacttcgggtttgattattcggtatggcaacccaccctttaaacctaaacccttttaaacgcactcagcatcccgttataatgcttgtataaatgtttgtaccttacgcgatcaccatttctaaacgaaaccatgacgtttttttgtaaaatcaaaatcccttttaaagtgtaaatttcgaaaaaaaggcccatgattagcgcaaaaccgagtcgaaactctgtccgtttgtcaagtcaaattcgggcccaagcccatttcaaaacctcacttcgagtccactcctacaactacactaaagttgactaggaccataCATTTTTTCAAaacttgtcttttcttcaaaactcactcaacacaagtggcacacacccacttcacgagtcaaaacatttcttttcaagtaagtgtgttagaatggtcgatcgtgctttgattcgtcgtcgatctcttatccagtttccaagatgcctgaaacaagtgacgtgaacttcaatcaactccaagatggtaatgatcgaatcctaaccgcgctagctcaactccaagttactcaagatcaagtgtatgaCCGCCTCGATACAATCAAAGGCCGAATGTATACCGTAGAAAcaaggttgcctcctcgagagagtgaaatcgttgatgacttcgtgaatggtttcggggacgaaaaccctcccatgggtatgactgcagctgagaaaagactccaatacttagaggagcaattgatgtatcttaaaggggatgacatttatagggaaaataatcgcaagtatgaggccataaattccaaattgccagccaacttcaacatgacggatatccctaaattcaaggggcatgaaaaccccttgaaccacatccgtgctttcaaagattatatgtctatcaaaggcattaaacccgagatgttcttaaggatctttccttcatctcttgacaccatcccaaaacaatggttctactctctaaaacacaagaagatcgctacttgggaagatgccgcgatcgagtttgctaagcaatatgcagataatgctgagatccaagtcaacatgcgcactctagaggttcttacccaaaatgacaaagaaggtttcaccgacttcctaaataggtggagaaagactagtactcaactagttgaacgcccggatgaagctacccttgtggagaaattcgtggacaacttaaagcccatctatgccaatcatttgaggtaccaaaacatcaaaactttcaaggacttaaccatactaggaacgagaattgaagatgacatccgtaaagggctcttgtccaaaatggtaggtcgaggatatcaaggctcaacaagtcgttcttacggctccactagcaagaccgatgaagttaacctcctcgagccatccaagaagagtagcccaccaaggaaatttacaaatcttggggacacttactccaatgctctaaaaaggttaatgaagcaaggcaaactccaacccataggacctactcccgaaccagaaaagaaatccaaattctgggacgagaactcgtactgtgaatatcataggggtaaggggcatgacacagaaaaatgctacaaactgaagaatgtgcttcaagacatgattgaggatggtcgactaccaatatcgccgggaggcaaacccaacaacactcagaatcctcttgaaattctagtgatcacaagtgaagaatctaccttagattgttcacacctcatttctcaagttgaagatgaaatccacgcaatcgagaatgaagggttctactctaccatttcccctaccattgccgacttcatcacatgggcaaggagtgtggataggcaagtttgggaattgaaaaatgtggtgacaactctaCATAACCCCAAggcgacacctaaagaacatgcgccactaatcttctctcaaaatgctactatgcatgAAATAGTCGccatggttgataaactagtcgaccaaatcacataATTAGAggacgaaatcatgagaatgaggtaactagctacagtcaatggagtatggaccgatgatgatgaagacgagtatatcattgaacactccctagtcaaggaaatagtccaaaatggtgaagaccaagatgtagaccacttaactcgttcggggcgtccatatcaaaatactactcaaaactAGGGATGTCGGCGGGACGGGTACAAGTGGGTAccgccccgcacccgccccagttggggcggggatggctagagctttggcgggtggtggggcgggtgtGGGTACGAAAATTGTACCCGCCATGGGTAATGGGGCGGGTATGGATTTTGCATCTTACCCGCCTC contains:
- the LOC141587641 gene encoding F-box/kelch-repeat protein At3g23880-like, with product MKSRRRKKAKSSSSSSNSNKPSESKYLPPEVWTLIFLSLPAKTLLKSRCVCKYWCSIIDNPNFMNMHFKLCKINYRNTTKLLLALQGLGYHGKEGCLLTIRDAETLEETDRIFSKSDSYKYYIIGSCNGLLLVGQNGFCSIREELRLWNPSIRKSLVIPACPVCPHQTSLIDRGWYLFGFAPDTQDYKVVVFTFGFNPDKKPGKLYAAVYTLSNQRWTNRIDPVNVSFLNTYNWYWLFNSLSTGVYFQGAAYWLGRNDKGSSGLLTHLGSFDFDNENITLSELPFSVDETGSLRFLFLLGKSLAVFSISELTSNIWVLKQKNRKERWTLWFFGQSSRDGYKLFNVHDGSTKKIFYCDRDGGYFVYGNKAYNIVSCQVHELNNSMRSSFKLEEYSESLVLSKEYKARDLRDYP